In Triticum aestivum cultivar Chinese Spring chromosome 5B, IWGSC CS RefSeq v2.1, whole genome shotgun sequence, the following proteins share a genomic window:
- the LOC123110397 gene encoding uncharacterized protein, with protein MSCFVGPKPPNEPPDFPAPLTPPPPGAGGCHRMPAPDGCDRRHGGVQGRSFLPIHLPPHAPTPEPGSPSSPPRPIPPLSFRHLSPCARWSAWVIAALSDPGFAPVLRSTAISDAVAASTAAVIPDRHALSALLSFWHPDSHTFRLPAGPATFSLEDALLLAGLPPSGAPLDRPLTPTEEDLRIRLVVEKEKIRELHPCARKARRVSAELWLEWFDSRIRPGEDDELRHLGFLAYWLAFFVTPRLRRKGWELPECLFALAARLYLGERIALGPAVVANLYAEMDMIVTSGVAAVASGRVDVWAPLWLLQAWIWERYDRLRPPELRAPEFPVSNVRVLFWARRRRKTTDEESLRVLQEEDCFEWRPYLHNSLNWTEPQWFSKETVLVSSRGKDKPEWLEDYLAIIRQAALTGLCGDGMYNSAMYNPHIVARQLGYDQDVPFPIVHGFDSKGIEVWIPGICRRGKASKEYVAWLNGHFVGHQDADQYGRSEIAYQENSDNSSPPNEPNRNVVDTAGDKCRESTMPDSRKCTIEDLLAQENETEVVVLDLSSSDTDCSATAVKGKIEKKKRLDKLSGNGDWNKRNKVFGGHEGLQACDDGLEGRKYCGLQKDPNSHINKRDAQLESDDECVVLESHGEKCEVINLDDDQEESFLDPEDHDRQLVLELEEFVRSGLFSQWEESSDEDEEGGRKQESLKNSNNDPYAEAAMREYPVFFELIPQRPHYRGLVNNDDALRDLACSGMWLLLVGLAREVLKTSCDTEALEVAYLMKKARELEQNGFNVKHLIARLKEPQTRLRRLQDSRARLEYARTKAQESEGVKSLSNHLSKLKHNILTMERHLDGNKQARSASVHNELGEGINLVSLEKEVEAAEKYCQAMKDEVAAMRLRYTDI; from the coding sequence ATGAGTTGTTTTGTTGGGCCGAAACCCCCGAACGAACCTCCAGATTTCCCCGCCCCCCTCACGCCTCCGCCGCCGGGCGCCGGCGGCTGCCACAGGATGCCCGCACCCGATGGTTGCGACCGCCGCCACGGCGGCGTCCAAGGCCGCTCCTTCCTCCCCATCCACCTTCCCCCACACGCCCCAACCCCGGAGCCCGGCAGCCCCTCCTCCCCGCCCCGACCCATCCCGCCGCTCTCCTTCCGCCACCTCTCACCCTGCGCGCGCTGGTCCGCCTGGGTCATCGCGGCCCTCTCCGACCCCGGGTTCGCTCCCGTCCTCCGCTCCACCGCCAtctccgacgccgtcgccgcctccacgGCCGCCgtcatccccgaccgccacgccCTGTCCGCGCTCCTCTCCTTCTGGCATCCGGACTCCCACACCTTCCGCCTCCCCGCCGGGCCCGCCACCTTCTCGCTCGAGGAcgcgctcctcctcgccggcctgccccCCTCCGGCGCTCCCTTGGACCGGCCCCTCACTCCGACCGAGGAGGACCTCCGCATCCGCCTGGTGGTGGAGAAGGAGAAGATCAGGGAGCTCCACCCGTGCGCCCGCAAAGCCCGGCGGGTGTCAGCGGAGCTGTGGCTCGAGTGGTTCGACAGCAGAATCCGGCCCGGCGAGGACGACGAGCTGCGCCACCTCGGGTTCCTCGCCTACTGGCTCGCCTTCTTTGTTACCCCACGCCTACGGCGCAAGGGCTGGGAGCTACCAGAGTGTCTCTTTGCACTCGCCGCCCGGCTTTATCTTGGCGAGCGCATTGCCCTGGGGCCGGCTGTGGTGGCTAATCTCTATGCTGAGATGGACATGATTGTTACTTCCGGGGTGGCGGCCGTGGCGAGTGGCCGTGTCGACGTTTGGGCGCCGCTCTGGCTGCTGCAGGCGTGGATATGGGAGCGCTACGACCGCCTGCGGCCGCCGGAGCTGAGAGCACCAGAGTTCCCTGTCTCGAATGTCCGCGTACTCTTTTGGgctcggaggaggaggaagaccacAGATGAGGAGTCTTTACGGGTTTTGCAGGAAGAGGATTGCTTCGAGTGGAGGCCTTACCTGCACAACTCTCTCAACTGGACTGAACCCCAGTGGTTCAGCAAGGAAACCGTCTTGGTGAGCTCTAGAGGTAAGGATAAGCCCGAGTGGTTGGAGGATTACCTTGCAATTATAAGGCAAGCGGCGTTGACTGGATTGTGCGGTGATGGCATGTATAACTCGGCAATGTACAATCCCCACATTGTTGCAAGGCAGCTCGGTTATGATCAGGATGTTCCTTTTCCTATTGTCCATGGGTTCGACTCCAAGGGAATCGAGGTGTGGATACCTGGTATCTGTAGACGCGGGAAGGCCAGCAAGGAATATGTTGCATGGTTGAATGGGCACTTTGTGGGGCACCAGGATGCTGACCAATATGGTAGGTCGGAAATAGCATACCAGGAAAACAGTGATAACTCATCTCCACCGAATGAGCCTAACAGAAATGTTGTAGATACGGCAGGTGATAAATGTAGAGAAAGTACCATGCCAGATAGCAGAAAATGCACCATAGAAGATCTGCTAGCTCAGGAGAACGAAACGGAGGTGGTTGTCCTAGACCTTAGTTCAAGTGATACAGACTGCAGTGCAACTGCGGTGAAAGGAAAAATTGAGAAGAAGAAAAGGTTAGATAAACTCTCTGGAAATGGTGACTGGAATAAGAGAAACAAGGTGTTTGGTGGCCATGAAGGTCTCCAGGCATGTGATGACGGGCTTGAAGGCCGGAAGTACTGTGGTCTCCAAAAAGATCCAAATTCTCACATTAATAAACGTGATGCACAGCTTGAGAGTGACGATGAATGTGTTGTTCTTGAATCACATGGTGAGAAATGTGAAGTAATAAACCTCGATGATGATCAGGAAGAGAGTTTCCTTGATCCTGAAGATCATGATAGGCAACTTGTCCTGGAGCTAGAAGAGTTTGTGCGCTCTGGGCTTTTCTCACAATGGGAGGAAAGCTCTGATGAAGATGAAGAGGGTGGAAGAAAGCAAGAATCACTGAAGAATAGCAACAATGACCCTTATGCTGAAGCAGCCATGAGAGAGTACCCTGTGTTCTTTGAGCTCATTCCCCAGAGACCACATTACAGAGGGTTGGTGAACAACGATGACGCTCTACGAGATCTGGCCTGCAGTGGGATGTGGTTATTATTGGTTGGCTTGGCAAGGGAGGTGCTCAAGACATCATGTGACACTGAGGCTCTGGAAGTTGCATATTTGATGAAAAAAGCTCGGGAATTGGAACAAAACGGGTTCAATGTGAAGCACTTGATTGCCCGTCTGAAGGAGCCACAGACCCGACTTAGAAGGCTTCAGGATTCCAGGGCAAGGCTTGAGTATGCCCGGACTAAAGCACAAGAATCGGAAGGTGTTAAGTCACTTTCAAACCATTTAAGTAAGCTGAAACACAATATACTAACAATGGAGAGGCATTTGGATGGAAATAAGCAAGCTCGTAGTGCATCTGTGCACAATGAATTGGGTGAAGGAATCAATCTAGTCAGCTTGGAGAAGGAAGTAGAAGCTGCAGAAAAGTACTGTCAGGCAATGAAGGATGAAGTGGCTGCAATGAGACTGAGATACACAGATATTTAA